A window of Verrucomicrobiia bacterium genomic DNA:
TTGCCGCAGCGGAATGCCCATGGGCACTTCGATGAGGCCGTTGTTGGTGATCTTGCCGGTGAGCGCAAACACCTTCGTGCCCTTGCTCTTTTCCGTGCCAAAACTGGCATACCAATCCGCCCCCCTGCCGATGATGGGCGCGATGTTGGCAAAGGTTTCGACGTTGTTGATGAGCGTGGGGCAGCCCCACAGGCCGCTCTCCGCCGGAAAGGGCGGACGCGGGCGCGGCGTGCCGCGTTTGCCCTCGACCGAGGCCATCAACGCGGTTTCCTCGCCGCATACAAAGGCGCCGGCGCCAATCCGGATGTCCACGTTGAAGATGAACGGTGTTTCAAAAATGCCGCCGCCGAGCAGGCCGAGCTGCTTGGCCTGCTTGATGGCGATCTGCAGGCGCGAGATGGCCAGCGGATATTCGGCCCGCACGTAGAGAAAACCCTGATCCGCGCCCACCGCATAGGCCGCGATGGCCATGCCTTCGAGCACGAGGTGCGGATCGCTTTCGAGCACGCTCCGGTCCATGAACGCGCCCGGGTCGCCTTCGTCGCCGTTGCAGACGACGTATTTTTTGCCGCCCGGGGACTTGGCCACGGTGCCCCACTTGAGGCCGGTCGGATACCCCGCGCCGCCGCGGCCGCGCAGCCCGCTCTTCGTGATTTCCTCGATGACCTCGGCCGGCTTCATTTCCGTCAGCACCTGATGCAACGCCTGATAGCCGCCGGCCGCGATGTAATCTTCGATGCTTTCGGGATCAATAATGCCGCCGTTGGCGCGCACGATCTTCACCTGCTTGGCGAAGAACGGATGCTGCGGGTCGCCGCGCTGGACGTCGCACGGACCGCCCTTGAGGGAATTGACGATGGCCGGGGCGTCCTCGGGCTTTACGAATTCAAACAGTTCGTGCCGGCCGTCGTCATGGTCCACGCCAACCAACGGCCCCTGGCCGCAAAAGCCCATGCAGCCGACGCGCCGGACTTCAACCTCGCCTTCCAAACCCCGGGCTTTGACTTCCGCGTCGAGATTCTTGTTGATGACGTCGGCCTGCGAGGACATGCAGCCGGCGGACATGCAGGTGCGCAGGCAGACTTTTTTGGCGGCGGCCTTTTCCTTTTCGGCGATGGCGTTGAGATCGTCCAGTTGCATGCGTTATTTCCACTGGTTGATTTTTTCGAGCGCGGCCTCGGCCGTCTGCTTGGGCGCAACGTGGCCGTCATAGGTGACTGCCGGCGCGATGCCGCAGGCGCCGATGCAGCGCGCGGTGAGCAGGGAAACCTTGCCGTCCGGCGTGGTTTCGCCCGGCCGAATCTTCAGCCGGTCCTGGAGCGCGTTCATGACCTTGTCGGCGCCTTTCACGTAGCAGGCCGTGCCCAGGCAGACGACGCAGGTGTGTTCGCCCTGCGGCTTGAGGTTGAAGAAATGGTAGAACGTGGCCACGCCATACACGCGGCTGGGCGGCAGCTTGAGCTTGTGCGCGACGAACAGCAGGAGGTCGTCCTCCAGGTAGCCGAACAGTTCCTGCGCCTTGTGCAGCACCTCGATGAGCGCGTCCTGGCGGAACTGGTGCTTCTTCATGTGCACCTCGAGGATCTTGAAGCGCTTGTCGCCGCTGGCATGGTCGAGCGCGCGGCGCAGCCGGTTTTGGCCCGTTGAGATGTTGGTCGCCTGCATGTGCTTTAATTAGTTTTCAAGCCAGCACAAGCCTTGTAGATGAGAAATACAAATGACAAGCCGGCGCGGCTCTGCATTTTTTGGCAAAGGGTCACCGTGCTTTGCTGCGGGCGGGGATTAAAAGCCTTGCTGGGCGGATGGGGCGCCCCTAGGCTGCGAAACCGGCGGGCGAAGTGGGGTTGGCCCGGCCAGTGGGCGCTTGGCGCAGCGGTTAGCGCATCTCGTTTACACCGAGGTGGTCGGGGGTTCGAATCCCTCAGCGCCCACCATTTCTCACACCTTCCCGATCCACTTGCGATCTTCCCAGACGGCCTTGATCGACGTCACGTTGCGCGCGTCGAACACATGTTTGGCGGCCGTCAGCAATTTGCCCTTTTTGGCGGCGTTCCAGGCGTCGCTCGCGCTGATGGCCACGTGCTGCAGCACGCTCGGGTCGCGGTAGCAGTCAATCATGCAACGCGTGCAGCCGTCGCGGATGAGCTTGGACTCGTCCCAGTCATACACATTGCACATGGGCGTTTCCCAGAAGTGGCAGCGGTAAAGGTCGAGCTTCCAGTCGAGGTAGAAATACTTGTGGCCGCCCAGGCAGCCGAATTTTTCCTTCTCGCCGCGCAGATGCCGCTGCATTTCGTTCAGCGACTCGGTCGGGTTCACGACCGGATAACCGCTGCGATGCTTCATCTGCTTGATTTTTTCAAACAGGGCGATGAGTTCGTCCTGGCTGAAATTCACGAGGCCGCTGTCGCTGAAGCTGAGATAGCTGCTGGCCAGCGACGTGAGCGGATAGCTGAATGTGCAACTGCGGAAGCCGAGCGATTCCAGGAACGGCGGCAGCTTCTCGAAATCCTCGATCAACCGGCTCGCGGTGATGCTCGCGGTGGTCTGGATGCCCACGCCGTGAAAAAATTCGTTCGCCCGTTTGATCTTGCGGCACACATCGGGCAGGCCGCGGTTCTGCTCGTGCTTGGCGATGTCGTGCGCGTCAATGGACATGATGACGCTCGTCAGCCCGTCGTCCACCAGGCCGCGCATGTTTTCCTCGGTCCACAATCCGCCGTTGGTGCAGATCATCGGGTGAATCCCCTGCTCCGCCGCGTAACGGACCATCGGCCGGAGTTCCTTGTGCGCCATCGGTTCGCCGCCGACGAACAGGAGGTAGCCAATGTGGTTGCGTTTGGCGATGTCCACCACGTCGCGCGCCTCCGACAACGTCACGCTCTTGCGCGCCTTGGGGTCGAACTTGCTCCGGGCAAAGCCGCAGAAATCACAGTCCGCGTTGCAGATGTTGGTGATGGCGAACTGGAGGTAACCGGGACCGCCGTGGTGCAACACGTCCTTGAACAACTGCCAGCCCGACGTCTTGGGACGCACCACCGGGGTGGACTTGGCGGGCGTCGCTGCCACCGCGCGGGCGGCCGCTTCCGGGGAGGTTTCGATTACAGCTTCAGCACTCATGAAACAAACGTCAGTCATGGTTCACTTAACCGGCGGCGGGCGCAAACCTTTCCTGCCCCTTTTTGCAAAACGGCTTGTCTCAAGGCGTTCGGGCACCACAATGACGCGCATGCTGCAACCGGCCCGATTCGCAATGGTAGTCCTGGCACTGACACTGGCCGGTTGCGCCAATCCGCCCCGCACCCGCCCGTTCAAAGTGGCGCCGGGAGATTTGCCGCCCGATGTGGACCTTCGTCCGCCGACGGCCCCCGCACCCGTAACCAGGCATCCGATCCAGTCAAAGCCGGTCACGCATCCGGCAACCGCAGTCGTCGGGCAATCGTTGTCCGTGCCCGCTGCAACCTGGGTTCCGCTGGACCAATGGGCCAGAGTCAATCACTTCGGCCCGCTCACAAATCTGCATTCCACCGTAATGCCCACGTTTTCGCTGGCGACGCCCGCCGGTGACTTCGTGGTGCGGGTCGGGAGCACCCTGGCTCAGTTTGCCGGGCTGGAACTGCGGCTGGGTTTCGAACCCCGGCTGGTCAATGACGAGCCGGCCCTGCACACGCTGGATTTGCAAAAGAACCTGCTTCCGTTGCTGAGCGGCACGAGCGCCCCGCCCGCCGGCCCGCACGTCATCGTGATTGACCCGGGGCATGGCGGCAAAGACAGCGGCACCCGCAGCGCGACCGGCCATGCGGAGAAAGATTACACCCTCGACTGGGCCAACCGGCTGGCCGATTTGTTGACGGCCCGAGGCTGGCAGGTCTTTCTGACCCGCACCAACGACGCAGACGAATCGTTGTCCAACCGGGTGGCGTTTGCCGACGAGCACCATGCGGATTTGTTCGTGAGCCTGCACTTCAACGCCGCCGGCAGCGCGGTGCACAACGGCGTCGAAACGTATTGCGTCACTCCCACCGGCATGCCGTCTTCCGTGACCCGCGGCTACGAGGACAATCCCGCGCTGGCCTTTCCCAACAACGAGTTCGACGCGCAAAACCTGCAACTGGCCCTGCGCATTCACCGCGAAATTCTCGCCGCCACCAAGGCCGAGGACCGCGGCATCCGCCACGCCCGCTTCCTGAGCGTCCTGCGCGCTCAACATCGTCCCGCCGTGCTGATCGAAGGCGGCTACTTGTCCAACCCGGAGGAAGCGGCGCTCATCGACGCGCCGGAACACCGACAGCTGCTCGCCGAGGCGGTGGCGAAGGCCCTGCAGCAACCATGATCCCGCATGCGCTCATCACCGGCGGCGCGGGCTTCATCGGCTCGCACCTGGCCGAACGGCTGCTGGCAGACGGCGCCCGGGTCACCATCATTGACGACCTTTCGACCGGCACTCGCGCCAATCTGGCGGCGGTGGCAAACCACCCGCGCCTGCGGTTCATGGCCGCCAAATTGTCCGCCTGCGCCGAACTCGGACCGATTGCCGCGGCAGCGGACCAGATTTTCCATCTGGCGGCCGCCGTGGGCGTGGAACTGGTGGTCCGCTCGCCCACGCGCGTCATCGAAACGAATCTTCACGAGACCGAAGTTTTGTTCGAAGCGGCCGCCGCCAACCGAACGCCGGTGCTGCTGGCTTCGACATCGGAGGTTTACGGCAAGAGCACCAAACACGAATTCACGGAGGAGGACGATCTGTTGATTGGCCCGCCCACACACGCCCGCTGGAGCTACGCGTGCTCCAAGTTGATGGACGAGTTTCTCGCGCTGGCCTTCGCCAAGGAACGGCAGGTGCCGGTGATCATTGCCCGGCTCTTCAACACTGTCGGCCCCCGACAAACCGGCCGCTACGGCATGGTGTTGCCCCGCTTTATCGCCGCCGCGAAGGCCAACGCGCCGTTGCAGGTCTATGGCGACGGACAGCAAACGCGTTGCTTTTGTTATGTGAACGACACGGTGGAGGCTTTGGTGCGTCTGGCACGCTGTCCTCATGCGCCGGGGCAGATCTTCAACGTCGGCAACACCGAGGAAATCAGCATTGGCGCGCTGGCGAACCAGGTCATCGCCAGCCTGAACTCGACTTCGCCCGTGCAGTGCATTCCGTATAACGAAGCCTACGAACCGGGCTTTGAAGACATGCGGCGGCGCAAACCGTCACTTGCCAAGCTGACGCAGTTCATCGGCTTCCGCCCCAGCACACCCTTGCGCGAAATTATCCAACGGACCGCAGCCGCCGGCTGAATTCAGGCCAGACAATCCCGCCACGAACCCGCGTTCGGGCGTTCCGGTCACCCCGCCCCGCCCGTGGCAGCAAAAAAGAAGGGCACCCTTGCGGGTGCCCTCATGAATCGAATCAAATCTCCAATCGATCAGGGAAACGCGAGGCGGTTCAGCTGCGAATCGCCTGAGTTTCTGAACAGATCACGCAGCTTGGAAATGGTGACCTGCTGGACGCTGCCGTCCGCCATGGCCACATTGCCTTGCTTGCCGTGGCCGTTGTCCATCCAGGCGCCCGTAGGATTGTTCGTGGAAGTGCCCACGGTGGGAGCCAAGATGCTGGCCGCGCCGTTACCCCAACCTTGGGTGGACGGATTGTTGTTGTTGTAGGCGGTGCCGGTGTTGCCCATGTTGTGATCGCCCGCCAGCAACATCTGCGGCTGGGTTTCATCAGCATCAACACCGATGAAGTAGCTCACGTTGTTGTTATTGAAATACGGCGTGCCGGACTGACCACCCGGAACCGTGGGCGACCATGTCGTGGCCTGCTGCACTGTGCTCTCGTATTCAGAGGGGCAATACAACAGCTTGGGCGTGCCCATCTCGTTCGACATCACCCCGAAAACACGATAGACAAAGCGCGCGTTGTTCGCCGGATTGCCCGCGAGGGTGCTGGGATCTGCCGCGCTGGACATCATGGGGCCACCCGCAGTATACGGAACGCGTGTGGGATACTGGTCGTTGTTGTCCCCGCCCCAGAGGCGGAACGACAGGCCAACCTGCTTGAGGTTGTTGACGCAGTTGATGCGCTGGGCTTTGGCCTTGGCCTTGGCGAGCGCCGGCAGGAGCATGGCCGCCAGAATCGCGATGATCGCGATCACGACGAGCAGCTCAATGAGCGTAAAGGCTGATTTTTTCGAGAGTTTCTTCATTTGGATTTGCGTTTTTTTGTTTCTCAAACCGAGCCCGGTTGCATCACTCATGCGGTGGGGGACGGTCTGCGTAGCTTACCTTTAGCACTGCCGGTGCCAACAAGAATTCCGTCGGATTGCCAAATTTCTTGCCCCGCGCACGCGAAAAAGCGCGTCAACTCCGCGCATGACGCGTGAAATTCCCGCGCACGGCGGCGGCATTGCACGACACCCCCCTTCTGCTAGTTTCCTCCCATGGCATTCGATTCCTTTCGCGACTGGGTCAACCACCTTGATAAAGCCGGTGAACTCAAGCGCATCCAACAGCCCGTCGCCACCGAACTCGAAATCACCGAGATTGCCGACCGCGAAATGAAATTACCCGGCGGCGGCAAGGCGCTGCTCTTCGAAAAGCCCACCGTCAACGGCGTCGTCTCGCCGTTCCCCGTCGCCATCAACACGCTCGGCTCTTGGAAGCGCATGGCCCTGAGCATGGGCGCCGAAACCGTGGACGACGTCGCCAACGAACTGGGCGCGCTGATGAAGGCCAAGCCGCCGACGAGCTTCAAGGAGGCCATCAAACTGCTCTCGCTCGCGCTGGATTTGCGCCATGCCAAGCCGAAGACGGTGAAGAGCGGTTCGTGCAAAGACGTGATTCATCTAGTTGATAGTCCAAAGTTGAGAGTTGAGAGCTGGCCGAAAGCTCCGAACGTCAACGAACCTGCAACTTTCAACCGTCAACCGGCAACCTTGGCAAACTTGCCCATCCTGCGCTGCTGGCCGCTCGACGGCGGACGTTTCATCACGCTGCCCTGCGTCGTGACCAAAGACCCCGACACCGGCGAACGCAACGTCGGCATGTATCGCATCCAGATTTACGACGACCAAACCACCGGCATGCACTGGCAGTTGCAGAAGGTCGCCGCTCGCCATGGCCGGCGTTACTACGAAAAGGGCGAGCGCATGCCCGTCAGCATCTTCATCGGCGGCGACCCGATGTTTCCTTTCGCCGCCACCGCGCCGCTGCCGGACGGCTTGGACGAATTTCTCCTCGCCGGTTATCTCCGCAAGAAATCCGTCGAACTCGTGAAGTGCGAGACGAACGACCTCGAAGTTCCCGCCAAC
This region includes:
- a CDS encoding radical SAM protein, whose translation is MSAEAVIETSPEAAARAVAATPAKSTPVVRPKTSGWQLFKDVLHHGGPGYLQFAITNICNADCDFCGFARSKFDPKARKSVTLSEARDVVDIAKRNHIGYLLFVGGEPMAHKELRPMVRYAAEQGIHPMICTNGGLWTEENMRGLVDDGLTSVIMSIDAHDIAKHEQNRGLPDVCRKIKRANEFFHGVGIQTTASITASRLIEDFEKLPPFLESLGFRSCTFSYPLTSLASSYLSFSDSGLVNFSQDELIALFEKIKQMKHRSGYPVVNPTESLNEMQRHLRGEKEKFGCLGGHKYFYLDWKLDLYRCHFWETPMCNVYDWDESKLIRDGCTRCMIDCYRDPSVLQHVAISASDAWNAAKKGKLLTAAKHVFDARNVTSIKAVWEDRKWIGKV
- a CDS encoding prepilin-type N-terminal cleavage/methylation domain-containing protein translates to MKKLSKKSAFTLIELLVVIAIIAILAAMLLPALAKAKAKAQRINCVNNLKQVGLSFRLWGGDNNDQYPTRVPYTAGGPMMSSAADPSTLAGNPANNARFVYRVFGVMSNEMGTPKLLYCPSEYESTVQQATTWSPTVPGGQSGTPYFNNNNVSYFIGVDADETQPQMLLAGDHNMGNTGTAYNNNNPSTQGWGNGAASILAPTVGTSTNNPTGAWMDNGHGKQGNVAMADGSVQQVTISKLRDLFRNSGDSQLNRLAFP
- a CDS encoding NuoF family protein; protein product: MQLDDLNAIAEKEKAAAKKVCLRTCMSAGCMSSQADVINKNLDAEVKARGLEGEVEVRRVGCMGFCGQGPLVGVDHDDGRHELFEFVKPEDAPAIVNSLKGGPCDVQRGDPQHPFFAKQVKIVRANGGIIDPESIEDYIAAGGYQALHQVLTEMKPAEVIEEITKSGLRGRGGAGYPTGLKWGTVAKSPGGKKYVVCNGDEGDPGAFMDRSVLESDPHLVLEGMAIAAYAVGADQGFLYVRAEYPLAISRLQIAIKQAKQLGLLGGGIFETPFIFNVDIRIGAGAFVCGEETALMASVEGKRGTPRPRPPFPAESGLWGCPTLINNVETFANIAPIIGRGADWYASFGTEKSKGTKVFALTGKITNNGLIEVPMGIPLRQIVEEMGGGAPDGRKIKSVQTGGPSGGCIPADFLDTPVDYESLTKLGSIMGSGGMVVMDDTTNMVEIARFYMEFCMDESCGKCIPCRAGTVQMHHLLEKIAQRKATLRDLIKLEELCDMVKNTSLCGLGQTAPNPVLSTLKFFRKEYEDLLQPDQFGPPGNGQPNPQSAPK
- the hoxE gene encoding bidirectional hydrogenase complex protein HoxE, which codes for MQATNISTGQNRLRRALDHASGDKRFKILEVHMKKHQFRQDALIEVLHKAQELFGYLEDDLLLFVAHKLKLPPSRVYGVATFYHFFNLKPQGEHTCVVCLGTACYVKGADKVMNALQDRLKIRPGETTPDGKVSLLTARCIGACGIAPAVTYDGHVAPKQTAEAALEKINQWK
- a CDS encoding N-acetylmuramoyl-L-alanine amidase, producing MVVLALTLAGCANPPRTRPFKVAPGDLPPDVDLRPPTAPAPVTRHPIQSKPVTHPATAVVGQSLSVPAATWVPLDQWARVNHFGPLTNLHSTVMPTFSLATPAGDFVVRVGSTLAQFAGLELRLGFEPRLVNDEPALHTLDLQKNLLPLLSGTSAPPAGPHVIVIDPGHGGKDSGTRSATGHAEKDYTLDWANRLADLLTARGWQVFLTRTNDADESLSNRVAFADEHHADLFVSLHFNAAGSAVHNGVETYCVTPTGMPSSVTRGYEDNPALAFPNNEFDAQNLQLALRIHREILAATKAEDRGIRHARFLSVLRAQHRPAVLIEGGYLSNPEEAALIDAPEHRQLLAEAVAKALQQP
- a CDS encoding UbiD family decarboxylase, producing the protein MAFDSFRDWVNHLDKAGELKRIQQPVATELEITEIADREMKLPGGGKALLFEKPTVNGVVSPFPVAINTLGSWKRMALSMGAETVDDVANELGALMKAKPPTSFKEAIKLLSLALDLRHAKPKTVKSGSCKDVIHLVDSPKLRVESWPKAPNVNEPATFNRQPATLANLPILRCWPLDGGRFITLPCVVTKDPDTGERNVGMYRIQIYDDQTTGMHWQLQKVAARHGRRYYEKGERMPVSIFIGGDPMFPFAATAPLPDGLDEFLLAGYLRKKSVELVKCETNDLEVPANADFVIEGYIDPTEPLREEGPFGDHTGYYTLPEPYPVFHVTAITHRKDAVYPCTIVGIPPMEDFYIGGASVKLFLPIFKMNFPEIVDIALPAEGVFHNLVVVSIKKTYPMQAYKIMHGLWGMGQMMFTKYIIVVDADVNVHNTSEVLFHLTANTDPQRDSIFTKGPADVLDHATSEIASGSKLGIDATKKLPGEGFKRPWPPLIKMDESVKAKIDTLFREAG
- a CDS encoding NAD-dependent epimerase/dehydratase family protein — translated: MIPHALITGGAGFIGSHLAERLLADGARVTIIDDLSTGTRANLAAVANHPRLRFMAAKLSACAELGPIAAAADQIFHLAAAVGVELVVRSPTRVIETNLHETEVLFEAAAANRTPVLLASTSEVYGKSTKHEFTEEDDLLIGPPTHARWSYACSKLMDEFLALAFAKERQVPVIIARLFNTVGPRQTGRYGMVLPRFIAAAKANAPLQVYGDGQQTRCFCYVNDTVEALVRLARCPHAPGQIFNVGNTEEISIGALANQVIASLNSTSPVQCIPYNEAYEPGFEDMRRRKPSLAKLTQFIGFRPSTPLREIIQRTAAAG